A stretch of Sphingorhabdus sp. YGSMI21 DNA encodes these proteins:
- a CDS encoding limonene-1,2-epoxide hydrolase family protein, which translates to MADNKQQVLDFIDAWNRLDYDAIYAAMADDIFYHNIPMEPCVGIDAVKAFFDGSGMGSDGAEWIVHHIVAEGQTVLTERTDKFRINGQWIAIRVMGTFEMRDGKIAKWRDYFDLAEFQNQMAAAMGAAAS; encoded by the coding sequence ATGGCCGACAACAAGCAACAGGTGCTCGATTTTATCGATGCGTGGAACCGGCTGGATTATGACGCGATCTACGCGGCCATGGCGGACGATATTTTCTACCATAATATCCCGATGGAACCCTGTGTCGGCATCGATGCGGTGAAGGCCTTTTTTGACGGTTCGGGCATGGGCTCCGACGGCGCGGAATGGATCGTCCACCATATCGTTGCCGAGGGTCAGACCGTTCTTACCGAGCGGACCGACAAGTTCCGGATCAACGGGCAATGGATTGCCATCCGCGTTATGGGCACGTTCGAAATGCGCGACGGCAAGATCGCCAAATGGCGTGACTATTTCGATCTCGCGGAATTCCAGAACCAGATGGCGGCAGCCATGGGTGCTGCCGCCTCCTGA
- a CDS encoding NADP-dependent oxidoreductase, which yields MTKNRKFTLVSRPVGEPKESDFALVEEDLPELSDGSFLVRNHYISLDPAQRGWMSDAESYMPPIALGAAVTASSVGRVAESKNPDFPVGQWVVGLGAMEEYSVVEAGGFTSPVDASLVPSPTNFLSVLGAVGMTAYFGMIDDGKPKAGDTLLVTGAAGAVGSLVGQIGKIKGCRVIGIAGGADKCRRLTEDYGFDAAIDYRGKSQAELEKEIAAAAPDGVDIIWENVGGEILDAGITAINEYGRVVLCGLISEYNSPEPVGIRNLWYLISRQATIKGFLVRDYPPRFAEGIAEMGKWLAEGKIKHDEDIDKGIENSYAAFMKLFSGANQGKMILDVSPED from the coding sequence ATGACCAAGAACCGCAAATTCACGCTTGTCAGTCGCCCGGTAGGCGAGCCCAAGGAAAGCGATTTTGCGCTGGTCGAAGAAGACTTGCCGGAGCTGTCCGACGGTTCGTTTCTGGTGCGCAACCATTATATCTCGCTTGATCCGGCCCAACGCGGCTGGATGAGCGATGCGGAAAGCTATATGCCGCCGATCGCTTTGGGGGCTGCGGTCACTGCCAGCAGCGTCGGTCGCGTCGCCGAATCCAAAAACCCGGATTTTCCAGTCGGACAATGGGTTGTCGGTCTTGGCGCGATGGAGGAATATTCGGTGGTGGAAGCCGGCGGTTTTACATCGCCGGTAGATGCTTCGCTGGTTCCTTCGCCGACCAATTTTCTGTCGGTACTCGGCGCGGTCGGGATGACCGCCTATTTCGGCATGATCGATGATGGCAAGCCCAAGGCAGGAGACACATTGCTGGTGACTGGTGCGGCCGGTGCGGTTGGTTCGCTGGTTGGCCAGATCGGCAAGATCAAGGGCTGCCGTGTTATCGGTATTGCTGGCGGCGCGGACAAATGCCGTCGCCTGACCGAAGATTATGGTTTCGATGCCGCCATCGATTATCGCGGCAAGAGCCAGGCCGAACTCGAAAAGGAAATTGCGGCGGCTGCTCCCGATGGTGTCGATATCATCTGGGAAAATGTCGGCGGTGAAATTCTTGACGCCGGGATTACTGCGATCAACGAATATGGCCGTGTCGTACTCTGCGGCTTGATTAGCGAGTATAACAGCCCCGAACCGGTCGGTATCCGCAATCTCTGGTATCTGATCTCGCGTCAGGCGACGATCAAGGGCTTTCTCGTCCGCGATTATCCGCCACGTTTCGCCGAAGGCATTGCCGAAATGGGTAAATGGCTCGCCGAGGGGAAGATCAAGCATGACGAAGATATCGATAAGGGCATTGAGAACAGCTATGCTGCTTTCATGAAACTTTTCTCCGGGGCCAATCAGGGCAAGATGATCCTCGACGTGTCGCCGGAAGACTAA
- a CDS encoding acyl-CoA dehydrogenase, giving the protein MTKDISAEAHDMAERVEKFVRDKIFAFEKDERCEDHGPTDGLVQEMRALAKEAGVLTPHIREDGSHLTHLETALVLRKSGLSPLGPLAVNTFAPDEGNMYLLGKCASPEQKERFLEPLVSGRERSAFFMTEPASENGAGSDPMMMQTTAKPDGNHWVINGRKTFITGAKGAKVGIIMAKSDEGATMFLVDLPDPAIRIERVLDTIDSSMPGSHSVVQIDNLRVPADQMLGESGEGFKYAQVRLSPARLTHCMRWLGCCDRAQEIAIDYACKRQAFGKPLIDHEGVGFMLAQNQIDLKQAELMIDWCATVLDTGALGTTESSMAKVAVSEALFRIADNCVQVMGGTGLSKDTVVEQVFREVRAFRVYDGPTEVHKWSLAKKIKKSHKIANEG; this is encoded by the coding sequence ATGACCAAAGATATTAGCGCCGAGGCGCATGACATGGCTGAACGGGTTGAGAAATTCGTTCGCGACAAGATTTTTGCTTTTGAAAAAGACGAGCGTTGCGAGGACCATGGTCCGACCGACGGTCTGGTGCAGGAAATGCGCGCGCTAGCCAAAGAGGCCGGCGTTCTGACACCGCATATCCGCGAGGACGGCAGCCATCTGACCCATCTGGAGACAGCGCTTGTTCTGCGCAAGTCCGGATTGTCGCCACTGGGTCCGCTGGCGGTAAACACGTTCGCGCCGGACGAAGGCAATATGTATCTGCTCGGCAAATGCGCCTCGCCGGAGCAGAAGGAGCGGTTCCTGGAACCGCTGGTGTCCGGACGGGAACGCTCGGCCTTTTTCATGACCGAACCGGCCAGTGAAAATGGTGCGGGTTCCGACCCGATGATGATGCAGACGACCGCGAAGCCGGACGGCAATCATTGGGTGATCAACGGTCGCAAGACCTTCATCACTGGTGCCAAAGGCGCGAAGGTCGGGATCATCATGGCGAAATCCGACGAAGGCGCGACGATGTTCCTCGTCGACCTTCCCGATCCTGCAATCAGGATCGAACGGGTGCTGGACACGATCGACAGCTCGATGCCGGGCAGCCATTCGGTGGTGCAAATCGACAATCTCCGCGTGCCGGCCGACCAGATGCTTGGCGAAAGCGGCGAAGGCTTCAAATATGCGCAAGTGCGATTGTCTCCGGCCCGCCTGACCCATTGTATGCGCTGGCTCGGCTGCTGCGACCGGGCGCAGGAAATTGCCATTGATTATGCCTGCAAACGGCAGGCCTTTGGCAAGCCGCTGATCGATCATGAAGGCGTTGGTTTCATGCTGGCGCAGAACCAGATCGATCTGAAGCAGGCCGAACTGATGATCGACTGGTGCGCCACGGTGCTCGACACCGGTGCATTGGGAACAACCGAGAGCTCGATGGCAAAGGTTGCCGTTTCCGAAGCCTTGTTCCGTATCGCCGACAATTGCGTGCAGGTGATGGGCGGTACCGGACTGAGCAAGGACACGGTCGTCGAACAGGTGTTCCGCGAAGTGCGCGCCTTCCGTGTCTATGACGGCCCGACCGAAGTCCACAAATGGTCGCTCGCCAAGAAAATCAAGAAATCCCACAAAATCGCGAACGAAGGATAA
- a CDS encoding thiolase family protein, giving the protein MMSDVCIVGAGIHPFGRTEGRDGMDQGIFAVRQALADSGIEWKDVEFAFGGSAASGSADNMVSQLGLTGIQFINVSNGCATGGSALNAAVSAIKSGEYEMGMAVGFDKHPRGAFNADPSAYGLPNWYGEAGYMLTVQFFGAKIMRYLHEHNISRETLGRVAEKAFRNGVKTDHAWRRSEVDLDTIMNAPMICDPLTKYMFCSPAEGAVALILASEKKARELGVPIIRLKSSVMRTRPPGSFEVFAASIDNERGGTATEIASKAAFEQAGMGPEDIDIAQLQDTESGAEIMHMAENGFCKPGDQEQWLLEGRSDITGELPINTDGGCLACGEPIGASGLRQVYENVVQLRGTAGARQVPGDPKTAYTQVYGAPGVSAVTILQR; this is encoded by the coding sequence ATCATGTCAGACGTTTGCATCGTAGGAGCAGGCATTCACCCGTTCGGCCGGACCGAAGGGCGCGATGGCATGGACCAGGGCATTTTCGCCGTACGGCAGGCGCTGGCCGACAGCGGCATCGAATGGAAAGATGTGGAGTTCGCTTTTGGCGGATCGGCGGCTTCGGGCAGCGCGGACAATATGGTGTCGCAGCTCGGCCTGACCGGTATCCAGTTCATCAATGTCTCCAACGGCTGCGCAACCGGCGGATCAGCGCTCAACGCTGCGGTGAGCGCGATCAAGTCGGGTGAATATGAAATGGGCATGGCGGTCGGTTTCGACAAACATCCGCGCGGTGCTTTCAACGCCGATCCGTCGGCTTACGGACTGCCAAACTGGTATGGTGAGGCCGGCTATATGCTGACCGTCCAGTTTTTCGGCGCGAAGATCATGCGCTATCTGCACGAGCATAATATCAGCCGCGAGACATTGGGGCGAGTTGCCGAAAAGGCATTCCGCAACGGGGTGAAAACCGATCACGCATGGCGACGCAGCGAAGTGGACCTCGACACGATCATGAACGCGCCGATGATCTGCGATCCGCTGACCAAATATATGTTCTGTTCACCGGCCGAAGGCGCCGTGGCGCTCATTCTCGCGAGCGAGAAAAAGGCCCGGGAACTGGGCGTGCCGATCATCCGGCTCAAATCTTCGGTGATGCGCACACGGCCTCCGGGCTCGTTCGAAGTATTTGCCGCATCGATCGACAACGAGCGCGGCGGTACCGCAACCGAAATCGCCTCCAAGGCTGCTTTCGAACAGGCCGGCATGGGCCCTGAAGATATTGATATCGCGCAATTGCAGGACACCGAGTCCGGTGCGGAAATCATGCATATGGCGGAAAATGGTTTCTGCAAGCCGGGCGATCAGGAACAGTGGTTGCTCGAAGGACGCAGCGATATCACCGGTGAATTGCCGATCAATACGGATGGTGGCTGTCTTGCCTGTGGCGAGCCAATCGGCGCTTCCGGCTTGCGCCAGGTTTACGAGAATGTCGTGCAATTGCGGGGAACGGCGGGAGCGCGGCAGGTGCCGGGCGATCCGAAAACGGCCTATACGCAAGTCTATGGCGCGCCGGGCGTATCTGCCGTAACGATTCTCCAAAGATAG
- a CDS encoding OB-fold domain-containing protein, whose product MSAQPIADNLFTDDMSALLGARNRETGQIFFPLPLTPDDNIEPVALGTRGTVWTYTVQRFPPKPPYIGPTDPEKFKPYVVAYVSLPGQTMVESRLTGVDPDDVQIGMEVEFTVIPLDPEAPPEEQKLIHAFKPVQGE is encoded by the coding sequence GTGAGTGCACAACCGATTGCTGACAATCTGTTTACCGATGACATGAGCGCGCTATTGGGCGCGCGCAACAGGGAAACCGGCCAGATATTCTTTCCGCTGCCATTGACTCCCGATGACAATATCGAGCCGGTGGCGCTCGGTACGCGCGGAACCGTCTGGACCTATACGGTCCAGCGATTTCCGCCCAAGCCGCCCTATATCGGACCGACCGATCCGGAGAAGTTCAAGCCCTATGTGGTCGCCTATGTCAGCCTGCCGGGCCAGACGATGGTGGAATCGCGATTGACCGGTGTTGATCCGGATGATGTCCAAATCGGCATGGAGGTGGAATTTACGGTGATCCCGCTGGATCCCGAAGCGCCGCCCGAAGAGCAGAAGCTCATTCATGCCTTCAAACCTGTCCAGGGAGAATAA